A single genomic interval of Adhaeribacter pallidiroseus harbors:
- a CDS encoding RidA family protein yields the protein MANTVINSSNAPAPIGPYSQAILANNVLYISGQIALEPSTGNLISDDIETETHQVMKNLQAILQEAGLDFKDVVKCSIFVKDLNNFTRINAVYGGYFTQSPPARETVEVSRLPKDVNVEISCIAVKTS from the coding sequence ATGGCTAATACAGTTATAAATTCTTCTAATGCCCCAGCACCAATTGGTCCTTACAGCCAGGCAATATTAGCCAATAATGTTTTATATATATCCGGGCAAATAGCTTTAGAGCCCAGTACCGGTAATTTAATTTCAGATGATATTGAAACAGAAACCCACCAGGTAATGAAGAACTTGCAAGCTATTTTGCAAGAGGCGGGGTTAGATTTTAAAGACGTGGTAAAATGCAGCATATTTGTAAAGGACCTAAATAACTTTACCCGGATAAATGCTGTATATGGAGGCTATTTTACGCAATCGCCTCCGGCGCGCGAAACTGTAGAGGTGAGTCGTTTACCGAAAGATGTGAACGTAGAAATTTCCTGTATTGCTGTAAAAACCAGCTAA
- a CDS encoding YihY/virulence factor BrkB family protein — MKIPYSNVFKSIWHLVRETFLEFLDNNSFDRGAALAYYTIFALPPILIIMINSVGTLFGKDAVSGEIYYEVKELIGSQGAYEVQKMVENISRSGEITFTTIVGIIALLLAATGLFISMQDALNVIWGVKSKPRNQYFKLFLDRIMSFAMILSFTFILLVSLVAQAVLAKLGNYLMKLLDQTAVILLQMFNEIFSLAVVAFIFAMIFKFLPDVKIHWRDVWVGAIVTSILFSLGRFLIGFYLGNSNYANVYGAAGTVVIILVWVFYSSQILFFGAVFTLVFSRKYGSNIYPSPYAVRVIRQEVEAGKTAVNAEPGKFETPE, encoded by the coding sequence GTGAAGATCCCGTATAGTAACGTATTTAAGAGTATTTGGCATTTAGTACGCGAAACATTTTTAGAGTTTCTCGATAATAACTCTTTCGACCGGGGAGCGGCTTTGGCTTATTATACCATTTTTGCTTTACCGCCCATTTTAATTATTATGATTAACTCGGTAGGGACTTTGTTTGGTAAAGATGCCGTAAGCGGAGAAATTTACTATGAGGTAAAAGAACTAATCGGGTCTCAGGGGGCTTACGAAGTGCAAAAAATGGTTGAAAACATCAGCCGATCCGGTGAAATAACTTTTACCACCATTGTGGGAATAATTGCCTTGCTCCTAGCCGCTACCGGTTTATTTATTTCTATGCAAGATGCCTTAAACGTGATATGGGGCGTTAAATCTAAACCGCGTAATCAGTATTTTAAGTTGTTCCTCGACCGGATCATGTCATTTGCCATGATTCTTAGCTTTACTTTTATTTTGCTGGTATCCTTAGTAGCCCAGGCCGTTCTGGCCAAATTAGGCAATTACCTGATGAAGCTACTGGATCAAACGGCGGTTATTTTGCTGCAAATGTTTAACGAAATATTCTCGTTAGCCGTAGTAGCGTTTATTTTCGCGATGATTTTTAAATTTTTACCTGACGTAAAAATTCACTGGCGCGACGTATGGGTAGGTGCCATTGTTACCTCCATCCTGTTTTCTTTAGGAAGGTTTCTGATTGGTTTTTACCTGGGCAACAGCAATTATGCCAATGTTTACGGGGCGGCTGGAACCGTAGTTATTATTTTAGTTTGGGTATTTTATTCTTCGCAGATACTTTTTTTCGGAGCGGTTTTTACCTTAGTCTTTTCGCGGAAGTATGGGTCTAACATTTATCCTTCCCCGTACGCAGTACGCGTCATCCGGCAAGAAGTAGAAGCCGGTAAAACCGCCGTAAATGCCGAACCCGGCAAATTTGAAACACCCGAGTAA
- the gltX gene encoding glutamate--tRNA ligase, which translates to MEREVRVRFAPSPTGPLHIGGVRTALYNYLFAKKMGGKMLLRIEDTDQNRFVPGAENYIFESLAWCGIQLDESPLTGGPHAPYRQSERKPMYMQYAMQLVEAGHAYYAFDTAEELEAMRERLKAAKVATPQYNAITRNSMKNSLTLPKDEVQQRLESGEPYVIRLKVPHKEEVRLKDLIRGWVVVHSSAIDDKVLMKSDGMPTYHLANIVDDHLMEITHVIRGEEWLPSAPLHVLLYRYFGWESTMPEFAHLPLLLKPDGNGKLSKRDGDKLGFPVFPLQWFDPFTNEKSSGYRESGYLPEAFVNFLAFLGWNPGTQQELFTMDELIEAFTIDRIGKSGTRFDINKARWFNEQYLRAKPDEELAQYLITALEEHHIECSLEKATKISGVMKERVTFPQDFWREASYFFVAPEHYNEQVAGKKWNSSAVTVFEDFKNQLDSITDFTADNVKALLTQVLEQQGKKIGQVMQALRLAITGLEAGPDLMAIIEVIGPKETASRIEAAIAKLQPFAV; encoded by the coding sequence ATGGAAAGAGAAGTAAGAGTACGATTTGCTCCCAGCCCAACCGGTCCCCTGCATATAGGCGGTGTCCGGACGGCTTTATATAATTATTTATTTGCCAAAAAAATGGGCGGTAAAATGCTGTTGCGCATCGAAGATACCGACCAGAACCGCTTTGTACCCGGCGCCGAAAATTACATTTTTGAATCGCTGGCTTGGTGCGGCATTCAGTTAGATGAAAGTCCTTTAACGGGTGGCCCGCATGCGCCGTACCGCCAATCGGAACGGAAGCCGATGTACATGCAATACGCCATGCAACTCGTAGAAGCAGGCCACGCGTATTATGCTTTTGATACGGCCGAAGAATTAGAAGCCATGCGGGAGCGCCTAAAGGCTGCTAAGGTAGCTACCCCTCAGTACAATGCCATTACGCGCAACTCCATGAAGAACTCGCTTACCTTACCTAAGGATGAGGTACAACAGCGATTAGAAAGCGGAGAGCCGTACGTTATCCGGTTAAAAGTGCCTCATAAAGAAGAAGTACGGTTAAAAGATTTAATTCGGGGCTGGGTAGTGGTACATTCTTCGGCAATAGACGATAAAGTACTCATGAAATCGGATGGGATGCCCACTTACCATTTAGCTAATATTGTAGATGATCATTTAATGGAAATTACGCACGTAATCCGGGGTGAAGAATGGTTGCCTTCGGCACCTTTGCACGTGTTGCTGTACCGGTATTTTGGTTGGGAAAGTACGATGCCGGAATTTGCGCATTTGCCTTTATTGCTCAAACCAGATGGTAATGGTAAATTAAGTAAACGCGACGGCGATAAATTAGGCTTTCCGGTATTCCCATTACAATGGTTTGATCCATTTACCAACGAAAAATCGAGTGGCTACCGCGAAAGTGGTTATTTACCCGAAGCTTTTGTTAATTTTCTAGCTTTCTTGGGTTGGAACCCCGGCACGCAGCAGGAGCTATTTACCATGGATGAACTCATAGAAGCCTTCACCATTGATCGGATTGGTAAATCGGGTACTCGTTTCGACATTAACAAAGCCCGTTGGTTTAACGAGCAGTATTTACGCGCCAAACCTGACGAAGAATTGGCTCAGTATTTAATTACGGCTCTAGAAGAGCACCACATCGAATGTTCGCTAGAGAAAGCCACTAAAATTTCGGGCGTAATGAAAGAGCGGGTTACTTTTCCGCAGGATTTTTGGCGCGAAGCTTCTTACTTTTTTGTGGCGCCGGAACATTATAACGAGCAAGTGGCTGGTAAAAAATGGAATAGTTCCGCCGTAACCGTATTCGAAGACTTTAAAAATCAATTAGATTCTATTACGGATTTTACCGCGGACAATGTAAAAGCATTATTAACGCAAGTTCTGGAGCAACAAGGCAAAAAAATCGGACAAGTAATGCAAGCCCTTCGCTTAGCTATTACGGGTTTAGAAGCGGGCCCGGATTTAATGGCTATTATTGAAGTAATTGGGCCGAAAGAAACGGC